The genomic segment ATGCACATCGAGTATACGAGGATCGCACGATGCGACATCGCTATGATGTTACTTCACTGGTATATGCCGGGTCTTATATCTCTAACGATGCAATAGACACCATCTATTCCGCTATTGAGAACATAAGGCTCTACGTAGATTAGAGCCGTGAATTGCTGCGATCTTACACGATCCGCATCGTGCAGTTTCTATACTCGTGTGCATTGCGTCATcaatagactgcggattttcaCACATTCGCAGGAAATTTGAAGGTGCAAAATTGCACAGAATGCGCATAatacgaaaagatatatagaatattcaaGGTATGGTTTTATAATACTCGGTAGATATAGCGACTTTCTACTTTTTCGATTATATTCTCAAGAATATGAATTTGGGTAAAATCCTGCGGTTTAATCATTAACGTTGCAATACGCACGAATGTGTCATTCAACTTTTGGAAATACGAAGATTGGTGCAATCCAGCGATACGGAATGCAATTCCACTATGGAATTCGATTACTATGAATTATAGTCATGTGTGTCACACAGCTAAAAAGTTAAATTTGCTGAATTGCAATGCGTCACCATGGCGAAACTGCAATGAATTTGTAGTATATGGCTCGCTTACATCGAGCTTAAGAGCCGCCTCTGATCGTTTTATCGTGGGCAGATCCATCGGGTCAATAATCTGATCTAAATGGAACGCCATAGGCGTACAGACGAGTGCAGCTGCGATGCAACAAAGTAAAAGTACCATTAAAAACAAACTGAATGCATTCTTGGTTCTCAGCATGCAACATCAAATAAACTTTCGACGttgaaaaacaaatgaaagaGATTGGCCTCGATAAGTTATAATGTGCAGATTATACgtacttatattttataacacggAATATGATGTATAAAATCGTACTTTATGcagtatattgaaataaaagtatatgCGTATTTTGCAtcataatttttcttcctcatTCCCCCAGTTTGAAGCAgttgttaatattttcagCTTCTTCTacttacaaataaaatagcaCGAATCGCCACTTCGTTCTACTATACATTCTACGACACATGACGCAGCTACGGATCATAAGACACGATGCAATGTATGGTCTTGCCTctcttaaatactttgaatataagTACTATGTATttcaaataagaaagaaaacatgCTTCGCTTATTTTACAAGATTTCACAGAGTAAAAGATCAGGATAACAATTCAACCATGTATCTATGAAGTTCGAAAAGTATTTTCCTTGCAGCGATAATTACAACAAAAAGAATCGCATTTTATCGATAGAAAGCCTTCAGCAGACGTGCAGAGTATTCGGCACTCACAAACTctgtaattaatttacgatCTCACCTATATTACAGCTTGAACTACGCATCAAACGcgccaaaataatttccattctGTTCTCCGTTTGCTTTTCAAGGCGGAAGAATGGCCAACCAACCCGGACGACTTCCTGGACTCCATTTTCAAGCTGGAGGATAATCAGTTCAATCTGATCGACAATGATCTGGAAGCGATTCCGTCTTCATCGTCGGACAGCGGGCTTTCAAGTGCATTGAGTCTCTCTTGCGAGCAACAACTGAGCCCGCTTCTACCAATCGAGGAGGATCAACTAGAGATCAGTAACTCTGAAATGAGTAGTCCACAGGATGTCATGGATTTCGATTCTTTGGGCAGCCCTATTCAATCGATGGCCAGCGTGGACAGTCCTGTTAGGTCGGTGGTTAGTTCTAACATTGGATCACCTGCCACGGATGTCGCCGAGGAAATGGACGTGGAACACACCCTCGTGGCTGTAGTGAACCCGACAAACACCTTGGCTGATGCTAACACGACCATCGTGACGGAGCAACCGGTTCTCGATTTAGGTAAGAATAacacgaaattatttttaagtcTGAGATATATTCTGCAGCCTGAGAAAACATACTGTGCTTCCATACTAGTACGATTACATGGGAtacataatgatataattgtatagaataatattaacaaatagcACGCATCGTACACTGACTCATGCCTGAGTTAAACGTGACCAAAACCAGAAATCTTGTGTCTGTTTTATATGAACAAtaggaatatattttttaatgaaaaaaattataaataaataaaagagaaatgcTCGTATTGTTCGCGCAAAGGAGGTCCATAATTTCTGATTTTGGACATGCTTACTTCATGGATGAGTCAGTGGATGTCGAGTTCTATATATAGATCAAGGGAACGtgaatgtatttaaaataaatcatcgATCTTGAGATTAAtgcaagataaaataaaaattgtttgaaataaaaaaagggaagaaaattgTGATTGTATGTACGAATACGAATCCAGAGCATCTAATACGTCATGCAACTACCTGGCAGAGCTTGCAAAActtttaaatcaaaatatcTCGAAAACAATGAGCTCTGTTAGGATTTTGTAACATTGGATACGTACTACAACATCTGTGCTGCCGTAAACGCGATTTTCTCTCGTTCTCAGCATGAAAacacattttctctttttgctCATCCATTTGTGAAAGCTAAAGTTCGCAGAAAGCAGATTCGAAACTGGCGCGTGATTTGAACAAATGTTTGGGCGGTTATCGGAACCAAACAAAGCGATAATATCTGTTTGAAATCGACAAGCTCGATGAGATAGTGGCTCCAAAAAATATCTGATAATGTTCTGTTTCTAGGCGGAATAAGGTCACGTCGAAAATGACGACAAATATAGCGAGAAATAAAACCCTTCGTTTCAGAAAAAGCACCGAAGCAACAACAAATTCACGTCGCATCTGCAGAAAGTAATACGATAAACGTCCGTAATATCACGTGCAATGGGAAACGGAATATTAGACAGTTGATACGCGTCACGCCAATGGGTTCTGGTAATCCAAGATCGATTCTACTGCCGGTGAGCCTGAAAGACATGAAGGAAGTACGAACTATCAAGATCATCAATGCTTCGCAAGCTAGGAATCTTAAAGGATTCAAGATCAACCAAGCTAATATCATTAACAAACCAGTTCAGGTATCTAACTTGAATCGTGGAAACTCGTCTACGTTCTAATTATAACTTCAGATTCTCTAGatcgttataaattttttttcttgaggcaaacaaaaacaaaacCTTGATCGACTTATAATTGGTAGAATCTGAATAgaacttttataaactttcacTCTCAGACTTCAATTGCGTAATTATAGATAACTATATAAGAAGAATACAGGGGAAGGACacgataatttacatttatcatCCTTTACAGAGAATCAGTTCTAAAACCCAGCACGTCGTCGATTAATAtcaatactataaaaattatcCAATTTGATTTTGCATCTAAACATATATTCGTCCATCTTCTTCGTAGCTGTAAAAATActacttattataatattaaaatatccttTTAATAGCTATATCACTGATTACTATAAAACTTTATCAACCTGAACCTGTGATTTTCATATGtttacttttcctttttctgttTGATCTGCAGATGAACATCAAACAAGAAGATTCGAGCAGCGAGAAGGGTTGCAATTCGAGCGACGAGATCTCGGAGTCGGATTCTCCGTACCCGAGGCTAAAACTGAACGCCGAGGAGAAGCGTCTGCTCCAAAAAGAAGGAATCACGCTGCCTACTCATTATCCGCTGACGAAGCACGAGGAGCGCGAGCTCAAGAGGATCAGACGTAAGATTCGCAACAAGATTTCTGCGCAGGACTCGcggaagaggaaaaaggagTACGTGGACGGATTGGAGGATCGTGTGAAGCAGTGCACCGAGGAGAACATGACGCTTCTGAAACGCATTAAGGCTCTACAGTCGCAGAATCAGAGCCTGGCCGGGCAACTAAAGAGGCTGCAGGCTCTGTTGCAAAAAGGCAACAAGAGCGCCCAGCCTGCCACTTGTCTGATGGTCTTGTTGCTCTCGTTGGCTCTCGTCGCCGTGCCGAATCTACGGCCACACTCCAATTCCAACAACGAACTCGCGCAAGAGCAGGAACAGCCAGAGAAAATGCCGCCGCTAGCGGGTAAgtttcgtatatttctttCACCTATGACTAACGAAGATCGTATCGTGTCATTAT from the Bombus fervidus isolate BK054 chromosome 12, iyBomFerv1, whole genome shotgun sequence genome contains:
- the LOC139992903 gene encoding uncharacterized protein produces the protein MSSTDATLMDFLFPREDAFLKVDVKDEPFIDQSYSDDAIAAEEWPTNPDDFLDSIFKLEDNQFNLIDNDLEAIPSSSSDSGLSSALSLSCEQQLSPLLPIEEDQLEISNSEMSSPQDVMDFDSLGSPIQSMASVDSPVRSVVSSNIGSPATDVAEEMDVEHTLVAVVNPTNTLADANTTIVTEQPVLDLEKAPKQQQIHVASAESNTINVRNITCNGKRNIRQLIRVTPMGSGNPRSILLPVSLKDMKEVRTIKIINASQARNLKGFKINQANIINKPVQMNIKQEDSSSEKGCNSSDEISESDSPYPRLKLNAEEKRLLQKEGITLPTHYPLTKHEERELKRIRRKIRNKISAQDSRKRKKEYVDGLEDRVKQCTEENMTLLKRIKALQSQNQSLAGQLKRLQALLQKGNKSAQPATCLMVLLLSLALVAVPNLRPHSNSNNELAQEQEQPEKMPPLAGRSRTLLYTKQLMDEELQQYSEELLQEVEGLLDHDYSPTIQPPLYKRPRMDTEPPPKCVSSSDHIGGTLCGKQDVTIKPNRKYIEPPLDDVWPPPNPGGQKNAKVVDKLEMLTNELKINISDSEGTRTVLVKVPQEQ